From one Streptomyces sp. N50 genomic stretch:
- a CDS encoding DoxX family membrane protein, producing the protein MTCYDREDLGLLLLRLGTGGVLAAHGAQKLFGWFGGGGIEGTGAAMEAMGYSPGKQSAVLAGLSEAGGGALLALGLATPAAGAAAAGAMTGAAAVHAPNGFFAAAGGYEYAASLALTAAGLAVTGPGRLSLDHALGHAVNRGWMVPAALAVTGAATAVVVGLRNRRVREAAEFGQETLFDE; encoded by the coding sequence GTGACCTGTTACGACCGAGAAGATCTGGGCCTGCTGCTGCTCCGGCTGGGTACCGGCGGCGTGCTGGCCGCGCACGGCGCGCAGAAGCTGTTCGGCTGGTTCGGCGGGGGCGGGATCGAGGGCACCGGCGCGGCCATGGAGGCGATGGGGTACTCCCCCGGCAAGCAGAGCGCCGTGCTGGCGGGCCTCTCCGAGGCGGGCGGCGGCGCGCTGCTCGCGCTGGGTCTGGCGACCCCGGCGGCGGGCGCGGCGGCGGCCGGTGCGATGACGGGAGCGGCCGCCGTGCACGCGCCCAACGGTTTCTTCGCGGCGGCCGGCGGCTACGAGTACGCGGCCTCCCTCGCCCTGACCGCGGCCGGCCTCGCGGTCACGGGCCCGGGCCGCCTCTCCCTGGACCACGCGCTGGGCCACGCGGTGAACCGGGGCTGGATGGTCCCGGCGGCGCTCGCGGTGACGGGGGCGGCGACGGCCGTGGTGGTGGGCCTGCGGAACAGGCGGGTGCGGGAGGCGGCGGAGTTCGGGCAGGAGACGTTGTTCGACGAGTGA
- a CDS encoding D-alanyl-D-alanine carboxypeptidase: protein MRDSSRLTRRAALGLTAAALPLAAATPASAATAIGGERLARDGIQAGDASTLPKKLTARAWLIADHKTGEVLASYRAHQRLAPASTLKMLFADTVLGKFERTRTYRVTDADLADVPSGSSLVGVKPGILYSVHQLWQGVFLRSGNDAVHVLAHMNGGIAATVAEMQAKAKDLQALDTHVVSPDGFDHPGQVSSAYDLTLFARHGLHDEDFSAYCSTRTANFPAGGKKTFQIQNTDRLLSGSYGLRPYPGIIGVKNGYTSHAGNTFTGAATRGGRTLLVTVMHPKNGGNEVYKETAALLDWGFGKGSSARAVGTLVEPLSEGGATASPTPSGAKGAPGASGSSASSSSDGASPWPMLGGAAGAVAVLTGGAFALRRRRAAVAAAKSQELDGS, encoded by the coding sequence ATGCGCGATTCCTCTCGGCTCACCCGGCGTGCCGCTCTCGGCCTGACCGCCGCCGCTCTTCCTCTGGCGGCGGCGACTCCCGCGTCCGCGGCGACCGCGATAGGCGGTGAGCGGCTGGCCCGCGACGGGATCCAGGCCGGCGACGCCTCCACGCTGCCTAAGAAACTCACCGCCCGCGCGTGGCTGATCGCCGACCACAAGACGGGCGAGGTGCTCGCCTCGTACCGCGCGCACCAGCGGCTCGCGCCCGCCTCCACGCTGAAGATGCTGTTCGCCGACACCGTGCTGGGGAAGTTCGAGCGGACCCGGACCTACCGGGTGACCGACGCCGACCTCGCCGACGTCCCCTCCGGCTCCAGCCTCGTCGGTGTGAAGCCCGGAATCCTGTACAGCGTCCACCAGTTGTGGCAGGGCGTCTTCCTTCGCTCGGGCAACGACGCCGTGCACGTGCTGGCCCACATGAACGGCGGGATCGCCGCGACGGTCGCCGAGATGCAGGCCAAGGCGAAGGACCTCCAGGCCCTGGACACGCACGTGGTGAGCCCGGACGGCTTCGACCACCCCGGGCAGGTCTCCTCGGCGTACGACCTCACGCTCTTCGCCCGGCACGGGCTGCACGACGAGGACTTCAGCGCCTACTGCTCGACCCGGACCGCGAACTTCCCGGCCGGCGGCAAGAAGACCTTCCAGATCCAGAACACCGACCGCCTGCTCAGCGGTTCGTACGGCCTGCGCCCCTACCCGGGCATCATCGGTGTGAAGAACGGCTACACCAGCCACGCGGGCAACACCTTCACCGGCGCCGCCACCCGCGGCGGCCGCACCCTCCTGGTCACCGTGATGCACCCCAAGAACGGCGGCAACGAGGTCTACAAGGAGACCGCCGCGCTCCTCGACTGGGGCTTCGGCAAAGGGAGTTCGGCCCGGGCGGTGGGCACGCTGGTCGAGCCGCTGAGCGAGGGCGGGGCCACCGCGAGCCCGACGCCGTCGGGTGCCAAGGGTGCGCCGGGAGCCTCCGGGAGCTCCGCCTCGTCCTCGTCGGACGGTGCCTCGCCCTGGCCGATGCTGGGCGGTGCGGCGGGTGCGGTCGCGGTGCTCACGGGCGGCGCGTTCGCGCTGCGCCGCCGGCGGGCGGCCGTAGCGGCGGCCAAGTCCCAGGAGCTCGACGGGAGTTGA
- a CDS encoding aldo/keto reductase, whose amino-acid sequence METKSNIRTLGRSGIDVSALGFGCWAIGGEWQDVSGQPLGWGKVDDEESVRAVRRALDLGVTFFDTADTYGAGHSERVLGRALGKRRDDVVLATKWGNVFDEETRTLTGSDDSPEYARRALTASLKRLDTDHIDLYQLHLSDADLGRAAQLRDQCEEFVQEGLIRAYAWSTDDPARAAVFAEGEHCAAVQHAANVLQDAPEMFALCEELGLASINRSPLAMGLLTGKQAPGRELEAGDIRNTPPAWMQGFKQGAGADEDYVARVEALREILTSEGRTPAQGALAWLWARSPRTVPIPGFRSVTQAEQNAGAIAKGPLTAGQLAEIDLVLGR is encoded by the coding sequence ATGGAGACCAAGTCGAACATCAGGACTCTCGGCCGCAGCGGTATCGACGTGAGCGCTCTCGGCTTCGGCTGCTGGGCGATCGGCGGTGAGTGGCAGGACGTGAGCGGGCAGCCGCTCGGCTGGGGCAAGGTCGACGACGAGGAGTCCGTACGGGCGGTCCGGCGCGCCCTCGATCTGGGCGTCACGTTCTTCGACACCGCCGACACGTACGGCGCGGGGCACAGTGAACGCGTCCTCGGCCGCGCGCTCGGCAAGCGCCGGGACGACGTGGTCCTCGCCACCAAGTGGGGCAACGTCTTCGACGAGGAGACCCGCACGCTCACCGGCTCCGACGACTCCCCGGAGTACGCCCGCCGCGCGCTCACCGCATCCCTGAAGCGCCTGGACACCGACCACATCGACCTGTACCAACTCCACCTGTCCGACGCGGACTTGGGCCGGGCCGCCCAACTCCGGGACCAGTGCGAGGAGTTCGTACAGGAGGGCCTGATCCGCGCCTACGCCTGGAGCACCGACGACCCGGCCCGCGCCGCCGTCTTCGCCGAGGGGGAGCACTGCGCGGCCGTACAGCACGCGGCGAACGTGTTGCAGGACGCCCCCGAAATGTTCGCCCTGTGCGAGGAGTTGGGCCTGGCCAGCATCAACCGCAGCCCGCTCGCCATGGGCCTGCTCACCGGAAAGCAGGCGCCGGGACGGGAGTTGGAGGCCGGCGACATCCGCAACACGCCCCCGGCGTGGATGCAGGGCTTCAAGCAGGGCGCGGGCGCCGACGAGGACTACGTCGCCCGCGTCGAAGCCCTCCGCGAGATCCTCACCTCCGAGGGCCGCACCCCGGCCCAGGGCGCCCTCGCCTGGCTCTGGGCCCGCAGCCCCCGCACCGTCCCGATCCCCGGCTTCCGCTCGGTCACCCAGGCCGAACAGAACGCGGGCGCGATCGCCAAGGGACCGCTCACCGCCGGGCAGTTGGCGGAGATCGACCTGGTGCTGGGGCGATGA
- a CDS encoding ABC transporter ATP-binding protein, translating to MYKLTGVTKRYSRGKETVEALRGVDLTIEDGDQLVIQGPTGGGKSTLLQMIGGLDRPSEGSVELDGVNLATISEAKLTRLRAEKIGIIFQSFNLIPTLTAQENVETALVPLGVKPAERRERAAEALTSVGLGDRLKHAPSELSGGQQQRVAIARALVKKPKVLLADEPTGNLDEGTRDDIMGLLEGLWHEYGLTFIMVTHDSSIARRAPRLATIKAGQITLTEQGRGGGQFAPQQQYAEHGNQGY from the coding sequence ATGTACAAGCTCACCGGCGTGACCAAGCGCTACTCGCGGGGCAAGGAGACGGTCGAGGCGCTGCGGGGCGTCGACCTCACGATCGAGGACGGCGACCAGCTCGTCATCCAGGGCCCCACCGGCGGCGGCAAGTCGACGCTGCTGCAGATGATCGGCGGCCTGGACCGGCCCTCCGAGGGCAGTGTCGAGCTGGACGGCGTCAACCTCGCCACCATCAGCGAGGCCAAGCTGACCCGGCTGCGGGCCGAGAAGATCGGCATCATCTTCCAGTCCTTCAACCTCATCCCGACGCTCACCGCGCAGGAGAACGTCGAGACGGCCCTGGTGCCGCTCGGCGTCAAGCCGGCCGAGCGCCGTGAGCGGGCGGCCGAGGCGCTGACCTCGGTGGGCCTCGGCGACCGCCTCAAGCACGCCCCGTCCGAACTCTCCGGCGGCCAGCAGCAGCGCGTCGCGATCGCCCGCGCGCTGGTGAAGAAGCCGAAGGTGCTCCTCGCCGACGAGCCCACCGGCAACCTCGACGAGGGCACCCGCGACGACATCATGGGCCTGCTCGAAGGCCTCTGGCACGAGTACGGGCTGACCTTCATCATGGTCACCCACGACTCGTCGATCGCCCGCCGCGCGCCGCGCCTGGCCACCATCAAGGCCGGCCAGATCACCCTCACCGAACAGGGCCGCGGCGGCGGCCAGTTCGCACCTCAGCAGCAGTACGCGGAACACGGCAACCAGGGTTACTGA
- a CDS encoding ABC transporter permease codes for MFGIYLKRELSRRKKAALVIAMGLALGIALVITVNSVSAGMNQAQDKVLKSLYGLGTDMTVTKAQSAPKAGSSQGPSFKFGATSSSSSSQSSDRVNTQGGQALASSLVTKVGSQKGVSAAVGALTLNVTKVDGSFTQGKAKSSTTSGSSSGSQQGGPGGGTGGGTSTGQPQVQGGGANFNVNSYSVAGIDVTNQTLGPLSTSKITTGKTFTTAQTNAKVAVVSKSYAKSKKYKVGSTFSISGTKFTVIGIATPNSSESTIDVYVPLKQAQTLGDSKDKVTTIYVKATDSKQISAVKTTIQKNISGTTVTTSADLASTVSGSLSTASNLATSVGKWLSIAVLIAAFLVAALLTSSAVSRRVREFGTLKALGWPSRKVTRQVVGESMVNGLIGGGLGIALGLLAAYTVTAISPKLTAQLGSTSGGGGGMGGGPGGGGQGGPGQQATSNTLEIALNAPVSLTTIALAVGLAVTGGLIAGAMGGWRASRMRPADALRSVS; via the coding sequence ATGTTTGGCATCTATCTCAAGCGCGAGCTGAGCCGTCGCAAGAAGGCGGCCCTGGTCATCGCGATGGGTCTGGCGCTCGGTATCGCGCTGGTCATCACCGTCAACTCGGTGTCGGCCGGCATGAATCAGGCTCAGGACAAGGTCCTCAAGTCTCTTTACGGTCTCGGAACTGACATGACCGTGACCAAGGCGCAGTCGGCCCCCAAGGCCGGCAGCTCGCAGGGTCCCAGCTTCAAGTTCGGCGCCACCTCCTCCAGCAGCAGCTCGCAGAGCTCGGACCGGGTGAACACGCAGGGCGGTCAGGCCCTCGCGTCCTCCCTGGTCACCAAGGTCGGCTCGCAGAAGGGCGTGTCCGCAGCGGTCGGCGCGCTCACCCTGAACGTCACCAAGGTCGACGGCTCCTTCACCCAGGGCAAGGCCAAGTCCTCCACCACGTCCGGTTCCTCCTCCGGTTCGCAGCAGGGCGGCCCCGGCGGCGGCACGGGCGGCGGCACCAGCACCGGGCAGCCCCAGGTGCAGGGCGGCGGCGCCAACTTCAACGTGAACTCGTACTCGGTCGCGGGCATCGACGTCACCAACCAGACGCTCGGCCCGCTGTCCACGTCGAAGATCACCACCGGCAAGACCTTCACGACCGCGCAGACCAATGCGAAGGTCGCGGTCGTCAGCAAGTCGTACGCCAAGTCGAAGAAGTACAAGGTCGGTTCGACCTTCTCGATCTCCGGCACCAAGTTCACGGTCATCGGCATCGCGACGCCCAACAGCAGCGAGTCCACGATCGACGTGTACGTGCCGCTGAAGCAGGCGCAGACGCTGGGCGACTCGAAGGACAAGGTCACCACGATCTACGTCAAGGCGACCGACTCCAAGCAGATCTCGGCCGTCAAGACGACGATCCAGAAGAACATCTCGGGTACGACGGTCACCACCTCCGCCGACCTCGCGTCCACCGTCTCCGGTTCGCTGTCCACCGCCTCCAACCTCGCGACCAGCGTGGGCAAGTGGCTGTCGATCGCGGTCCTGATCGCCGCGTTCCTCGTCGCCGCGCTGCTCACCTCCTCGGCGGTGTCCCGCCGGGTGCGTGAGTTCGGCACGCTGAAGGCGCTCGGCTGGCCGAGCCGCAAGGTGACCCGGCAGGTCGTCGGCGAGTCCATGGTCAACGGTCTGATCGGTGGCGGGCTCGGTATCGCGCTCGGTCTCCTGGCGGCCTACACGGTCACCGCGATCAGCCCCAAGCTGACCGCGCAGCTCGGCTCCACCTCCGGCGGCGGTGGCGGCATGGGCGGCGGCCCCGGTGGCGGCGGCCAGGGCGGTCCCGGCCAGCAGGCCACCTCCAACACCCTGGAGATCGCCCTGAACGCGCCGGTCTCGCTGACCACGATCGCCCTCGCGGTGGGCCTGGCCGTCACCGGCGGACTGATCGCCGGCGCGATGGGCGGCTGGCGTGCGTCGCGGATGCGTCCGGCGGACGCGCTGCGCAGCGTGTCGTAG
- a CDS encoding nuclear transport factor 2 family protein — MTIQPAKLSDPAVRAFVSAVNAHDRDAFLALLAPGATMADDGTDRDLTDWIDREIFSSHGHMEVDRESNGGRALVANYSNDTWGEMRTAWRFTVGDDGRIARFETGQA; from the coding sequence ATGACGATTCAGCCAGCCAAACTCAGCGATCCCGCCGTCCGGGCGTTCGTCAGCGCCGTCAACGCCCACGACCGCGACGCCTTCCTGGCGCTGCTCGCGCCGGGCGCGACGATGGCGGACGACGGTACCGACCGTGACCTCACCGACTGGATCGACCGGGAGATCTTCTCCTCCCACGGCCACATGGAGGTCGACCGGGAGTCGAACGGCGGCCGGGCCCTCGTCGCCAACTACTCCAACGACACCTGGGGCGAGATGCGCACCGCGTGGCGTTTCACGGTCGGCGACGACGGCAGGATCGCCCGCTTCGAGACGGGCCAGGCCTGA